The Blattabacterium cuenoti genome includes a region encoding these proteins:
- a CDS encoding FeoA family protein, with the protein MNLSNLKKGEKGIIKGYKNEDFPIKLLELGVLPGVEFEILFVSIFYDPLCISYNQSCLALRRKEAENIIIEPKILKCKEEE; encoded by the coding sequence TTGAATTTATCTAACCTTAAAAAAGGAGAAAAAGGAATTATCAAGGGATATAAAAACGAAGATTTTCCTATCAAATTATTAGAATTAGGTGTTTTACCTGGAGTAGAATTCGAGATACTTTTTGTTTCTATTTTTTATGATCCATTATGTATAAGTTATAATCAGTCTTGTTTAGCATTACGTAGAAAAGAAGCAGAAAACATTATAATAGAACCTAAAATTTTAAAATGCAAAGAAGAAGAATAA
- a CDS encoding HIT family protein translates to MNDNIFHKIINNEISAYKVAENSDHLAFLDIYPIKIGHTLVITKKSNRDKIFSLPEKEFISIMSFTRKVAVGIEKIIPCNRVGIFVMGFEIPHVHVHLIPMDQESDGNFSKRRMILSAKKFQVLSEKIKKSIDI, encoded by the coding sequence GTGAATGATAATATTTTTCATAAAATAATTAATAACGAAATTTCTGCTTACAAAGTAGCAGAAAATTCCGATCACTTGGCTTTTTTAGATATTTATCCTATCAAAATAGGACATACTTTAGTAATCACCAAAAAAAGCAATAGAGATAAAATCTTTTCTCTTCCCGAAAAAGAATTTATCTCTATTATGTCTTTCACGAGAAAAGTAGCTGTTGGGATAGAAAAAATTATTCCTTGCAATCGTGTAGGTATATTTGTTATGGGATTTGAAATTCCTCATGTACACGTTCATCTCATACCTATGGATCAAGAAAGCGATGGTAATTTTTCTAAAAGAAGAATGATTTTATCTGCAAAAAAATTTCAAGTTTTGTCCGAAAAAATAAAAAAATCTATTGATATATAA
- a CDS encoding type III pantothenate kinase yields MLLTINIGNSSIRFGLFNNNYNLKCNCSWIINSNPHRSLDEYILLFRNIYQQYGIFSKLIQNIVIGSVVPPLTNIVEQSLYEIHKIKPLIVDRYSSSPIKHSSHQLGTDLYANAIAAYTLYNNKNTTLVVDFGTALSLTCIDKYGILQGVIIAPGVNSSLTALIGNTAQLSQIELKKPPSVLGQYTETCIQSGIIYGYLSMVEGLINRVNKELRINCFVIATGGLSHIYTPLTKKIHLKDKLHTIKGLKILFHWNH; encoded by the coding sequence ATGTTGTTAACAATAAATATTGGAAATTCCAGTATTCGTTTTGGACTATTTAATAATAATTATAATTTAAAATGTAATTGTTCGTGGATTATTAATAGTAATCCACATAGATCATTAGATGAATATATTTTATTATTTAGGAATATATATCAACAGTATGGGATTTTCTCTAAATTAATACAAAATATTGTAATAGGATCAGTAGTTCCTCCACTTACAAATATTGTAGAACAATCTTTATATGAAATACATAAAATAAAACCTCTAATAGTAGATAGATATTCATCTTCTCCTATAAAACATTCTTCTCACCAATTAGGAACAGATTTATATGCCAACGCTATAGCTGCATATACATTATATAATAATAAGAATACTACTTTAGTAGTAGATTTTGGAACTGCATTAAGTTTGACTTGTATTGATAAATATGGAATCCTTCAAGGTGTTATTATTGCTCCAGGAGTAAATAGTTCTTTAACAGCATTAATTGGAAACACTGCTCAATTATCACAGATAGAATTAAAAAAACCTCCTAGCGTATTAGGACAGTATACAGAGACATGTATTCAAAGTGGAATTATTTATGGGTACTTAAGTATGGTTGAAGGATTAATTAATAGAGTCAATAAAGAGTTGAGAATAAATTGTTTTGTGATTGCAACTGGAGGTCTTTCCCATATATATACCCCTTTAACAAAAAAAATTCATCTTAAAGATAAATTACATACAATAAAAGGTTTAAAAATTTTATTCCATTGGAATCATTAA
- the feoB gene encoding ferrous iron transport protein B, with product MQRRRIKLALIGNPNVGKTSLFNKLTGLNQKVGNYLGVTVDKKIGYFYYENRCYQIIDLPGTYSIYPSSENEEVVSKLLINNKDYLDYPDKIMVVADYSNIKKSLLLFRQVQDLGFPVLFILNMLDEAKKKGISIEIEKLKKFLITEIVLINAREGIGLEKVKKEIKNLNKKTKKLDFFNPGLRYSIAVNDVKKNYKVNTYKAWCYLAYNGKFLKEDYLLNKIKKKHNIISKRLQIKETLDRYEEIGKIFIETVSELVSDKEKNYLEFSKKIDNNLIVHPFWGYFIFFFFLFFIFQCVFFWAEKPKEIIEFFFSFLQKKLENIYPGPLNNFLLQGILPGISTIITFIPQIFILLFFLLLMEESGYISRVIFLMDRIMRPFGLNGKSVVPLISSIACAIPAIMSARHIENPRDRLITILATPFMTCSARLPVYTLIISLVIPNYRWYFIQLRGLVLMIMYLLGIVSALGVSMILHQFLKKNYQSHLIMEIPTYKFPIFRNILITLWINLKSFIINAGKMILLINILIWVLGSFGPSENLSYQNSIVLKYMQKKELSHSYLGLIGKKIEPIIRPLGYDWKIGIGLLSSLVAREVFVSTMASVYKIEGKENFLKEKMKEEVFNSTKKPIYNLSTGISLLFFYALSMQCMSTLSIIKKETKSWKWPIIQFFFMTSLAYIASFLTYQILI from the coding sequence ATGCAAAGAAGAAGAATAAAATTAGCGCTTATTGGAAATCCAAATGTAGGAAAAACTTCTTTGTTCAATAAATTGACTGGACTTAACCAAAAAGTAGGCAATTATTTAGGAGTTACAGTAGACAAAAAAATAGGATATTTCTATTATGAAAATAGATGTTATCAAATTATAGACCTTCCTGGAACTTACAGTATATATCCTTCATCTGAAAATGAAGAAGTAGTCAGCAAATTGCTTATTAATAATAAGGATTATTTGGATTATCCTGATAAAATTATGGTTGTAGCAGATTATTCTAATATAAAAAAAAGTCTTCTTTTATTTAGACAAGTGCAAGATTTAGGATTTCCTGTTTTATTTATCCTAAATATGTTGGATGAAGCAAAAAAAAAGGGAATCTCTATTGAGATAGAAAAACTAAAAAAATTTCTTATAACAGAAATAGTCTTGATCAATGCAAGAGAAGGAATAGGATTGGAAAAAGTTAAAAAAGAAATCAAAAATTTAAATAAAAAAACAAAAAAATTGGATTTTTTCAATCCAGGATTACGTTATTCTATTGCTGTTAATGATGTAAAAAAGAATTACAAAGTAAATACTTATAAGGCTTGGTGTTATTTAGCTTATAATGGAAAATTTTTGAAAGAAGATTATTTATTAAATAAAATAAAAAAGAAACACAATATTATATCCAAAAGATTACAAATTAAGGAAACATTAGATAGATATGAAGAAATAGGAAAAATTTTTATCGAAACAGTTTCCGAATTGGTTTCAGATAAAGAAAAAAATTATTTAGAATTTTCAAAAAAAATAGATAATAATTTAATTGTTCATCCTTTTTGGGGTTATTTTATTTTTTTCTTTTTTTTATTTTTTATTTTTCAATGTGTTTTTTTCTGGGCAGAAAAACCTAAAGAGATTATAGAATTTTTTTTTTCTTTTCTTCAAAAAAAACTAGAAAATATTTATCCAGGTCCTTTAAATAATTTTTTATTGCAAGGAATATTGCCTGGAATTAGTACTATTATCACTTTTATTCCACAAATTTTTATTTTACTATTTTTTCTTCTTCTTATGGAAGAAAGTGGTTACATAAGCAGAGTAATATTTTTAATGGATAGAATTATGAGACCCTTTGGGTTAAATGGAAAAAGTGTTGTTCCTCTTATTTCTAGCATAGCTTGCGCTATTCCAGCTATCATGTCAGCTAGACATATTGAAAATCCAAGAGATCGTTTAATTACTATTTTAGCCACTCCTTTTATGACCTGTTCTGCAAGATTACCTGTTTATACTTTGATTATATCTCTTGTCATACCAAATTATAGATGGTATTTCATTCAATTAAGAGGGCTAGTCCTTATGATTATGTATTTATTAGGGATAGTCTCTGCTCTAGGTGTATCGATGATTTTACATCAATTTTTGAAAAAAAATTATCAAAGTCATCTGATTATGGAAATCCCTACTTACAAATTTCCTATATTTAGAAACATTTTGATTACCTTATGGATTAATCTAAAATCATTCATTATCAATGCAGGAAAAATGATTTTATTGATCAATATATTAATTTGGGTTTTAGGATCTTTTGGTCCTTCAGAAAATTTATCATATCAAAACTCAATCGTATTAAAATATATGCAAAAAAAAGAATTATCTCATTCATATTTGGGTTTGATCGGTAAGAAAATAGAACCTATAATTCGTCCATTAGGATACGATTGGAAAATTGGAATAGGATTGCTATCATCTCTTGTAGCGAGAGAAGTCTTTGTTAGTACTATGGCTTCTGTCTATAAGATAGAAGGAAAAGAAAATTTTTTGAAAGAAAAAATGAAAGAAGAAGTGTTTAATAGCACCAAAAAACCTATTTATAATTTATCAACAGGAATTTCTTTGCTATTTTTTTATGCATTATCTATGCAGTGTATGAGTACTTTATCTATAATAAAAAAAGAAACGAAATCTTGGAAATGGCCAATAATACAATTTTTTTTTATGACTTCTCTAGCTTATATCGCTTCATTTTTAACATATCAAATTTTAATATAA
- a CDS encoding PASTA domain-containing protein has protein sequence MNYSKYFVIFIINLLISIFFLYKITQLALKWVDGYTKHGSYVVVPNLRYLTLSQSISILKKLGLKYDIDTSHYDPNLKKNQIISFSPEAGGSVKEGRHIYLKVNSQSQYTTSLPNIINKNKYIAMKLLHDNHIPVKEIKSINDLTKDTVLKVFYNKKSIQSGYRFPSPSIQNGITLIIGKGYEKNNLVVPNVIGMSLHTATLTLKNKLFRVINFYYDHPIIDPDRNAKVYRQKPSPGEIQDKNKSIELWLTPKELLDNLIKTEEKDKEIDKKTEEKDKEIDKKTEEKEMNPTN, from the coding sequence ATGAATTATTCAAAGTATTTTGTAATATTCATCATAAATTTATTAATTTCCATATTTTTTTTATACAAGATCACTCAACTTGCATTAAAATGGGTTGATGGTTACACAAAACATGGATCTTATGTTGTTGTGCCAAATTTGCGTTATTTAACTTTATCTCAATCTATATCTATTTTAAAAAAGTTAGGGTTAAAATATGATATAGATACATCACATTATGATCCAAATTTGAAAAAAAATCAAATTATTTCTTTTTCCCCAGAAGCTGGAGGTTCTGTAAAAGAAGGAAGACATATATATCTAAAAGTCAATTCTCAATCTCAATATACTACTTCTCTGCCCAATATTATAAATAAAAATAAATACATTGCCATGAAATTACTTCATGATAATCATATTCCCGTCAAAGAAATCAAGAGTATTAATGATTTGACTAAAGATACAGTGTTAAAAGTTTTTTATAATAAAAAATCAATTCAATCTGGATACAGATTCCCTTCTCCATCCATTCAAAATGGAATAACTTTGATAATTGGAAAAGGATATGAAAAAAATAATTTAGTGGTTCCAAATGTAATTGGAATGTCATTGCATACTGCAACTTTAACTTTAAAAAACAAATTATTTCGTGTTATTAATTTTTACTATGATCATCCAATAATAGATCCTGATAGAAATGCAAAAGTATATCGTCAAAAACCTTCTCCTGGAGAAATTCAGGATAAAAATAAATCTATTGAACTTTGGTTGACTCCAAAAGAATTATTGGACAACTTAATAAAAACAGAAGAAAAAGATAAAGAAATTGACAAGAAAACAGAAGAAAAAGATAAAGAAATTGACAAGAAAACAGAAGAAAAAGAAATGAACCCTACGAATTAA
- a CDS encoding 5-formyltetrahydrofolate cyclo-ligase, whose protein sequence is MNKKKLRKKYFFYRKTLSQKEVFEKSYEIFFHLKKISFIWEKKYYHIFLPIREYKEVDTFIIVNFLLKIGKYVTIPYSNFHIISIDNCLFDKKTLLKKNKYGIFEPISTHKYVVSPYFIEVMFIPLLIFDLRGYRIGYGKGFYDRFIPFCKKNVIKIGLSFFTPIKKIVDIHENDLSLDIGITPDNIFLFDDIKK, encoded by the coding sequence ATGAATAAAAAAAAATTGCGTAAAAAATATTTTTTTTACAGAAAAACTCTGTCTCAGAAAGAAGTCTTTGAGAAGAGTTATGAAATTTTTTTTCATCTGAAAAAAATATCTTTTATCTGGGAAAAAAAATATTATCATATTTTTTTACCTATACGTGAATATAAAGAAGTGGATACATTTATTATTGTCAATTTTTTATTAAAAATAGGGAAATATGTAACTATTCCTTATTCTAATTTTCATATAATTTCTATAGATAATTGTTTATTTGATAAAAAAACTTTATTAAAAAAAAACAAATATGGAATTTTTGAACCGATTTCTACACATAAATATGTAGTTTCACCTTATTTTATTGAAGTAATGTTTATCCCATTATTAATATTTGATTTAAGAGGTTATCGTATTGGTTATGGAAAAGGTTTTTATGACAGATTTATTCCTTTCTGTAAAAAAAATGTTATTAAAATAGGTTTGAGTTTTTTTACTCCTATAAAAAAGATTGTAGATATTCATGAAAACGATCTATCCCTAGATATAGGGATCACTCCCGATAATATTTTTTTATTTGATGATATCAAGAAATAA
- the greA gene encoding transcription elongation factor GreA, translating into MAKFEYITKEGLKKLQKEIERLENIERPKISMQIAEARDKGDISENAEYDAIKEAQGFLEMNIAKLKKKLSNARIIDGSQINRTRVSILSTVKVKNLTYGGEQIYTLVPEGEADLKSGKISINTPISTGLLGKQVGQIAHIKLPNKMILDYEILEIAFSE; encoded by the coding sequence ATGGCAAAATTTGAATATATAACTAAAGAAGGATTAAAAAAATTGCAAAAAGAAATAGAACGATTAGAAAATATAGAACGTCCAAAAATATCTATGCAAATCGCAGAAGCAAGAGATAAAGGGGATATTTCAGAAAATGCAGAATATGATGCAATAAAAGAAGCACAAGGATTCTTAGAAATGAATATAGCTAAGTTAAAAAAAAAACTATCCAATGCACGTATTATAGACGGGTCACAAATAAATAGGACCAGAGTCTCTATTCTTTCTACAGTAAAAGTGAAGAATTTAACTTATGGAGGTGAACAAATATACACTTTAGTTCCAGAAGGAGAAGCTGATTTAAAATCAGGGAAAATATCCATAAATACTCCTATATCCACAGGATTACTTGGGAAACAAGTAGGACAAATTGCTCATATTAAATTGCCTAATAAAATGATACTTGATTATGAAATTTTAGAAATAGCATTTAGTGAATGA
- the rseP gene encoding RIP metalloprotease RseP translates to MTSILVRSIQLLLSISILIVIHELGHFTLAQIFKVRVEKFFLFFDPWFSLFKKKIGHTIYGIGWLPLGGYVKISGMMIDEKNVSSKETEKNWEFRSKSAIKRLLIISGGIISNILLSIFIFTCLLFKYGETYLPTKNVKYGIEVDSLGEKIGFKNGDKILFVNEKYIPYFNDIPKAILLGNSVTVDRMGKIIKLSLNNDKKRFLFDRKKISFFIKPRVPPIINHVIQNSEAEKYGLKNNDEILSINSESILFSDQLKDLLSKYNNENIAISINRNGKLIQKNVFIDSKGILGIYLKNFMDLDKIFSFEKMNYSFFESIPHGVTKSLEVLKNQIFFFKNVFHIETKAYKQIGSFFSMAKEFSSKWNWDIFWTLTATLSIWLAFLNLFPIPSLDGGYILFILIEMITRKKVHEEILERCTIFGFVIISLIMIFIIIWDIFKVFIS, encoded by the coding sequence ATGACATCTATTTTGGTTAGATCTATACAATTGCTTCTTAGCATTTCTATATTAATCGTTATTCATGAATTAGGTCATTTTACTTTAGCTCAAATATTTAAAGTAAGAGTTGAAAAATTTTTTTTATTTTTTGATCCTTGGTTTTCACTTTTTAAAAAAAAGATTGGACACACTATTTATGGAATAGGATGGTTGCCTTTAGGAGGATACGTAAAAATATCTGGAATGATGATAGATGAAAAAAATGTTTCTTCAAAAGAAACTGAAAAAAATTGGGAGTTTCGTTCAAAATCAGCAATAAAAAGGCTATTAATTATTTCTGGAGGAATTATTTCCAATATATTATTATCTATTTTTATTTTTACTTGTTTATTATTTAAATATGGAGAAACATATCTTCCCACAAAAAATGTTAAATATGGGATAGAAGTTGATTCTTTAGGAGAAAAAATAGGATTCAAAAATGGAGATAAAATTTTATTTGTAAATGAAAAATATATTCCATATTTCAATGATATTCCTAAAGCAATCCTTTTGGGAAATTCTGTGACTGTAGATAGGATGGGAAAGATTATAAAATTGTCACTAAATAACGATAAAAAAAGATTTCTTTTTGACAGAAAAAAAATCAGTTTCTTTATTAAACCTCGTGTCCCTCCTATTATAAATCATGTCATACAAAATTCTGAAGCGGAAAAATATGGTTTAAAAAATAATGATGAAATATTATCTATAAATTCTGAATCCATTCTTTTTTCTGATCAATTAAAGGATTTATTATCAAAATATAATAATGAAAATATAGCAATATCGATTAATAGAAATGGAAAATTAATTCAAAAAAATGTTTTTATAGATTCAAAAGGAATCTTGGGAATTTACTTAAAAAATTTTATGGATTTGGATAAAATTTTTTCATTTGAAAAAATGAATTATTCTTTTTTTGAAAGTATTCCTCATGGAGTCACAAAATCTTTGGAAGTTTTAAAAAACCAAATATTTTTTTTCAAAAATGTATTTCATATAGAAACCAAAGCTTATAAACAAATAGGGAGTTTTTTTTCTATGGCAAAAGAATTTTCTTCTAAATGGAATTGGGATATTTTTTGGACTTTAACTGCTACTTTGTCCATTTGGTTAGCTTTTTTGAATTTATTTCCCATTCCATCATTGGATGGAGGTTACATATTATTTATTTTGATAGAAATGATCACAAGAAAGAAAGTTCATGAAGAGATTCTTGAACGTTGTACTATTTTTGGATTTGTAATAATTAGTTTAATTATGATTTTTATTATTATTTGGGATATTTTCAAAGTATTTATTTCTTGA
- a CDS encoding D-alanine--D-alanine ligase, which yields MKKIAVIMGGYTKESAISLESGKVVYENLCRKEFEPYKVYIFKEKWFMKDKKDKEYIIDKCDFSVKVGIKRIQFDCIFNAIHGTPGEDGILQAYFELLKIPYTGCNFNHANVTFNKKYCLTLLKHFGINTAVSIFLNKNQIFDEEKILKKVGLPCFVKPNRSGSSLGISKVYEKKDLFNAVENAFKEDEEIIIESFLEGREVSVGVFSFKNEIFVLPITEIISQNDFFDFESKYSGKSQEITPAKLLPNVKNRIQKIAKKVYNYLNLSGISRSEYIIVNGNPFFLEINTVPGLSEESIFPKQLKIAGISLSDLFKDSINFSIERVKRKS from the coding sequence ATGAAAAAAATAGCTGTGATTATGGGTGGATATACAAAAGAGTCTGCAATTTCACTAGAAAGCGGAAAAGTAGTTTATGAAAATTTGTGCAGAAAAGAATTTGAACCTTATAAAGTGTATATTTTCAAAGAAAAATGGTTTATGAAAGATAAAAAAGACAAAGAATATATTATTGATAAATGTGATTTTTCCGTCAAAGTGGGAATAAAGCGTATACAGTTTGATTGTATTTTTAATGCGATTCATGGAACTCCAGGAGAAGACGGGATATTACAAGCCTATTTTGAATTATTAAAAATTCCATATACAGGATGTAATTTTAATCATGCTAATGTGACTTTTAACAAAAAGTATTGTTTAACTTTATTGAAACATTTTGGAATTAATACTGCCGTATCTATTTTTTTAAATAAAAATCAAATTTTTGATGAGGAAAAAATTTTAAAAAAAGTAGGACTTCCTTGTTTTGTTAAACCTAATAGATCTGGATCTAGTTTAGGAATCAGTAAAGTTTATGAAAAAAAAGATTTATTCAATGCAGTGGAAAACGCTTTTAAAGAAGATGAGGAAATTATTATTGAATCTTTTCTTGAAGGGAGGGAAGTCTCAGTAGGAGTTTTTTCATTCAAAAATGAAATTTTTGTTTTGCCTATAACAGAAATAATTAGTCAAAATGATTTTTTTGATTTTGAATCTAAATATTCTGGAAAATCTCAAGAAATAACACCGGCAAAATTGCTTCCAAATGTTAAAAATAGAATACAAAAAATTGCAAAAAAAGTATATAATTATTTAAATCTATCAGGAATCTCTAGATCAGAGTATATCATTGTAAACGGGAACCCTTTTTTTTTGGAAATTAATACAGTTCCAGGACTTTCGGAAGAAAGTATTTTTCCAAAGCAATTGAAAATAGCAGGTATATCTTTGTCTGATTTATTTAAAGATTCTATTAATTTTTCTATTGAAAGAGTGAAAAGAAAATCGTAA
- a CDS encoding alpha/beta fold hydrolase produces MSIDNIYYKKTNFKIEGKGVPIVLLHGFMESLEIWNYIYSDISNKYKVLSIDFPGHGKSFSTLNHDTIFTMERAAEIVKKIVEKENIQKAVFVGHSMGGYIALALAEKYPDIFFGLCLLHSTAESDSDDKKKIRMQSIRLSINNYPMLVDTSVNKLFNIKELSFLQEKIFFVKKIALSTSVNSVISFLKGMKIRKDRRFLLKETTFPKLHIIGLYDLILDPKKIREEAKNGNKTNFIEIPTGHMGHIEKPKKITKILENFMDHVILKNYRI; encoded by the coding sequence ATGAGCATAGATAATATTTACTACAAAAAAACAAATTTTAAGATAGAAGGGAAAGGAGTCCCAATTGTACTATTACATGGATTTATGGAAAGTTTAGAAATATGGAATTATATATATTCCGACATTTCTAATAAATATAAAGTTCTTTCAATTGATTTCCCAGGTCATGGAAAAAGTTTTTCTACATTAAATCATGATACCATTTTTACTATGGAAAGAGCTGCAGAAATTGTGAAAAAAATTGTAGAAAAAGAGAACATCCAAAAAGCAGTTTTTGTTGGTCATTCTATGGGAGGTTATATTGCCTTAGCTTTGGCAGAAAAATATCCAGATATTTTTTTTGGATTGTGTTTGCTTCATTCTACAGCAGAATCAGATTCTGATGATAAAAAGAAAATTCGTATGCAATCTATACGTCTATCTATTAATAATTATCCCATGCTTGTCGATACAAGTGTAAATAAATTATTTAATATTAAAGAATTATCTTTTTTGCAAGAAAAAATTTTTTTTGTCAAAAAAATAGCTTTATCCACTTCTGTGAATAGTGTTATTTCTTTTTTAAAAGGAATGAAAATTCGTAAAGATAGAAGATTTTTACTAAAAGAAACTACTTTTCCAAAGTTACATATAATTGGTTTATACGATTTAATTCTTGATCCAAAAAAAATTCGTGAAGAAGCTAAAAATGGAAATAAAACTAATTTCATTGAAATTCCTACAGGTCATATGGGACACATAGAAAAACCTAAAAAAATAACAAAAATATTAGAAAATTTTATGGATCACGTGATTCTAAAAAACTATCGAATTTGA
- a CDS encoding RluA family pseudouridine synthase, with the protein MNSSTSKIKIITDKNQKEIRIDKFLKNYIQNISRNQIQKWTNSGKILVNRNIIKKNYKIKPLDFVEIEIYRPTVLDHLEYKNITAEKINLDILHEDEDVIVVNKPAGMVVHPGFGNETGTLIHGIKYHLINSNFNKFNLYRCGLVHRLDKDTSGLLVLAKNEYSQKHLFQQFYSRTIQRKYIALIWGDLIEKEGIITGFIGRDPRNRKKMTIFKQNQEINKNKGKYSITHYKVLERFKHLTYISCYIKTGKTHQIRAHFKHLGHPLFHDSIYGGNRIFMKKKCSNQNIEFFKNCLKILRRQALHAISLSFIHPKNGKCYFYCPIPEDFKSVLKNCRNMLSQ; encoded by the coding sequence ATGAACAGTTCTACATCTAAAATTAAAATTATTACAGACAAAAATCAAAAAGAAATTCGCATTGACAAATTTTTAAAAAATTATATACAAAATATCAGCAGAAATCAAATTCAAAAGTGGACAAATTCAGGAAAAATTTTAGTAAACAGAAACATTATAAAAAAAAATTATAAAATAAAGCCTTTAGATTTTGTTGAAATAGAAATTTATAGACCAACTGTTCTAGATCATTTAGAATATAAAAATATTACTGCAGAAAAAATAAATCTAGATATTCTTCATGAAGATGAAGACGTAATTGTAGTTAATAAGCCTGCAGGAATGGTAGTTCATCCTGGGTTTGGGAATGAAACAGGAACATTAATTCATGGAATTAAATATCATTTAATAAATTCAAATTTTAATAAATTCAACCTCTATAGATGTGGATTAGTTCATAGATTGGATAAAGATACATCAGGTTTACTGGTTTTAGCTAAAAATGAATATTCTCAAAAACATTTATTTCAACAATTTTATTCTAGAACAATTCAAAGAAAATACATAGCTTTAATATGGGGTGATTTAATTGAAAAAGAAGGAATCATAACTGGATTCATTGGAAGAGATCCTAGAAATAGAAAAAAAATGACAATTTTTAAACAAAATCAAGAAATCAATAAAAATAAAGGAAAGTATTCTATTACACATTACAAAGTATTAGAAAGATTTAAACATTTAACATATATATCTTGCTATATAAAAACGGGAAAAACTCATCAAATAAGAGCTCATTTCAAACATTTAGGACATCCATTATTTCATGACTCAATTTATGGAGGAAATAGAATTTTTATGAAAAAAAAATGCTCAAATCAAAATATAGAATTTTTTAAAAATTGTTTAAAAATTTTACGAAGACAAGCGTTGCATGCCATTTCTCTTTCTTTTATCCATCCTAAAAATGGAAAATGTTATTTTTATTGTCCAATTCCTGAAGATTTTAAATCTGTTTTGAAAAATTGTAGAAATATGTTATCACAATAA